From one Gemmatimonadota bacterium genomic stretch:
- a CDS encoding AbrB/MazE/SpoVT family DNA-binding domain-containing protein, which translates to MTETATTTLSSKGQVVIPEEIRQRLGLKAGAQFVVVADRDVVIFKVLEPPALHEFAALSAQARRAARQAGVKPGDVAAAVKRVRRKK; encoded by the coding sequence ACTGAGACTGCCACGACCACGCTGTCCTCCAAGGGACAGGTGGTCATCCCCGAAGAGATTCGCCAGCGCCTCGGCCTTAAGGCCGGCGCGCAGTTCGTCGTCGTAGCCGACCGAGACGTCGTGATCTTCAAGGTGCTGGAGCCTCCAGCCCTTCACGAGTTCGCCGCCTTGTCGGCCCAGGCTCGCCGTGCCGCGCGGCAGGCCGGCGTCAAGCCGGGCGACGTGGCCGCCGCGGT